From Bacillus clarus, one genomic window encodes:
- a CDS encoding TcaA 3rd/4th domain-containing protein, giving the protein MEISYLKNKKVVLPVGIAAVCIAGFLTAGSMLSHSREEVVETVKKSIETQDEKAFLSVLPSEAKSYPFAENGVKSFLKKAQKDSRLVVDMMDTENVNVAPRVLEVRSKGLMPYEIIKDGKKWLFFDNYVVKPKDYSIQLENVDKDVILTLEGKKVSSSTFQEKFLPGEYSLVATKKYPWTTVTDKQTITLDGKDSVEKVSLNLKGNKIDLSKDFVGSDILFKGQPTGVKVGDSESKNFGPINKSDEKEVSLKADFPWTKDGTAKMNVEKRSGFGYANANFSFKVDEAKVSEFYNTFLKEYGDANVKQSIEPFTTATEKYKKEQADIFATNAKGFAMTFKGTLVKSYLNKETVKIVSNGKGYPVLKMEGKAMYHLPAGQYSPEKDQYSDVTVEALFDKEQKAWKVDTAYVTQGFMSSQPNVNEESKYIITNAK; this is encoded by the coding sequence GTGGAAATATCATATTTGAAAAACAAAAAAGTTGTATTGCCAGTTGGAATAGCTGCCGTATGTATCGCGGGTTTTCTCACTGCTGGATCTATGCTTAGTCATTCTAGGGAAGAAGTTGTTGAAACAGTAAAAAAATCGATAGAGACACAAGATGAAAAAGCTTTTTTATCCGTATTACCTAGTGAAGCGAAATCATATCCATTTGCTGAAAATGGCGTTAAATCATTCTTAAAAAAAGCACAGAAGGATTCTAGGCTTGTAGTAGATATGATGGATACGGAGAATGTGAATGTAGCTCCTAGAGTGCTAGAAGTACGTTCGAAGGGTCTAATGCCATATGAAATAATAAAGGATGGTAAGAAGTGGCTCTTTTTTGATAATTACGTAGTAAAACCTAAAGATTATAGTATTCAATTAGAAAATGTCGATAAAGATGTAATTCTTACATTAGAAGGAAAAAAAGTTTCTTCTTCTACCTTCCAAGAAAAGTTTTTACCAGGAGAATATAGCTTAGTAGCAACCAAAAAATATCCGTGGACTACGGTGACAGATAAACAAACAATTACATTAGATGGTAAAGATTCGGTGGAAAAAGTTTCACTCAATTTAAAAGGAAACAAAATTGATTTGTCCAAAGATTTTGTTGGATCAGACATTTTATTTAAGGGTCAACCAACAGGTGTTAAGGTTGGTGATAGCGAATCAAAGAATTTTGGCCCAATTAATAAATCTGACGAAAAAGAAGTAAGTTTAAAAGCTGATTTTCCATGGACAAAAGATGGTACAGCTAAAATGAATGTAGAAAAGAGAAGTGGTTTTGGTTACGCAAATGCCAATTTTTCTTTTAAAGTAGATGAAGCAAAGGTAAGTGAATTTTATAACACATTTCTAAAGGAATATGGAGATGCAAATGTAAAACAGAGTATTGAGCCATTTACGACAGCAACAGAAAAATATAAAAAAGAGCAAGCGGATATATTTGCAACTAATGCAAAAGGCTTTGCGATGACATTTAAAGGTACACTTGTAAAGTCATATTTGAACAAGGAAACTGTGAAAATCGTTTCTAACGGGAAAGGGTATCCAGTTCTTAAAATGGAAGGTAAAGCAATGTATCATTTGCCTGCCGGACAATATTCACCTGAAAAGGATCAGTATTCAGATGTTACAGTTGAAGCTTTGTTTGATAAAGAACAAAAAGCGTGGAAAGTCGATACAGCTTATGTAACTCAAGGATTCATGTCCTCACAGCCAAATGTGAATGAGGAAAGCAAATATATTATTACAAATGCGAAATGA